In Setaria italica strain Yugu1 chromosome IX, Setaria_italica_v2.0, whole genome shotgun sequence, the genomic stretch ATTTGTGCTATTCTTGATGCTCGGTATTTGTCTTATACTATTTGTTGCCATGAAAGTTTTGGAATCGATGAGAGTAATTAAAACTgagaaatatatatttttgtaaAACAAGCGCCATTTCGCAGTAAAGGCATACATCACGCAACGAGCTAGCCTTCTATATTTATTCCATACTTATCCTGGCATCCAAACATCTCAACTAATTAATTGATACTTATAATAACCATGAACAGATTTCTTTAACCATGATCAACAATGAATTTCCCCCCTTTTGGGAGATTATACATCACCGTGTACCGTAGAGACAACACGGAGTAATAATACAACTAGTCACGCAAGTATTGCGTCATGCGATGCTTGCTATTTTCGTTTCAGTTGCTCCAATATTACCATTTGCATAGTACATCTTAAACTAAGTTCGGACCAATAAGCCCGAAGATTACCAGTACATCTTATAGTATTGCTGATCGATAGTGAGATCAATAAGTCACACATCGCGGCTTAGTTTGCCTTCTGCTTGTGCTGTGGGAACTGATAATGAAAATGCCACAAGAACAAAAGAAGAATGGCTAGAATAGCGAGAAAATGTACTCAAGACGTAGCTTTGGAACCAAGCAGCAGGTTTCCGTGTTAACAATGCTACTTGCTAGCGAAATTTCCATTGATTTTTTCTATTGATTCGATCATGCATATCCGGCTAGCAATGGTCATTTGTAGATGGACAAATTTAGGGGGTCATTTGAATTTACCCAGCTTGGACGTACTAATTCCCGCGATCTTGCAAATCCTGACGCATAATTTGTTTCCATATCACGGCAATCGCTCCAATCTCTATTCTTTTCTCCCACACGGCTATAAAACAATCACCCCTCCTTTCCTTCCAAACCGCACCAATCCCCCCCGCCCCCCCGGGGGAGGAGGCATGGTCATGCATCTTAGAAAGTGACCAGTTCTGTCAAGCTCAAGTCACAATTGGGTGGGACCGAAAGGTGGAGGACTGGTGTCATGGGGAGTGATGAAGCAATTTTGCGAAAGAACGGGCAGGCTCCGATATCGAAGTTGGTATGTCGAATGCAACGTGAAATTCGTGGCGAAGGGNNNNNNNNNNNNNNNNNNNNNNNNNNNNNNNNNNNNNNNNNNNNNNNNNNNNNNNNNNNNNNNNNNNNNNNNNNNNNNNNNNNNNNNNNNNNNNNNNNNNCCTGCGTCGTTGTGTACGGCGAGGGCGAGTCGCAGCCGGAGGTGTGGCCGGGCGCCCCCAAGGTGGCGGAGGTGCTGGCCCGCTTCAAGGCCATGCCGGAGCTGGACCAGTGCAAGAAGATGATGGACATGGAGGGCTTCCTCAACCAGCGCATCGAGAAGCTCCGGGAGCAGCTCCACAAGGCGCAGCGCGAGAACCGCGAGCGCGAGACCACCATCCTCCTCCacgacgccgtcgccggccgccgcccggcggGGCTCGCCGGCCTCTCCGTCGAGGAGATCGCCAGCCTCGGCTGGATGGTGGAGAACCGCATCCATGGCGTCAGGACCGCCATCGAGCGCCTCCACGGGCAGGGGCAGgacggcccggcggcggcgacgctgcagctgcagctgcctcAGGTGACCGGCCTCCCGCTGGTgccgtacggcggcggcggcatcgggccgccggcgcccggcagCCGGGACGTGATGATGCAGGCGCCGCCGCACCAGCAGGCGGCCTGGCTGATGGACGTGGCCAAGGCTGGAGGGGACCTCGGCGCGCTGGCCTAcagcggcttcggcggcgggcgtgggagCTTCGTTGGAGGCGCCGGCACCAGCGCCGCCGGGGCAGACATGCTGCCGCCGCAGCTTGGCAACATGGGTGCCGGGTTCGCGTGGGCTGATCCTGCTGGTCTCTCTTTCCCTCCTCCCATGTAAGGAGGCGCTCCGCATTCACATCGTTATGGCTCATCGCACGCACGCATCCATCCATGCCTGCCTGCCTTCCATATCTGTCGTATGCTCATTCTGTCGTGTGTCTCGTACGTCGTACCGCCTCTTGTTCGTCCTAAAGTGTTTCTTGGTGATCATTTGGCCAGTAAGCAACGGTTTGTCGTCCCAAGTATTGCACATGTCATGTGACATGTTTTAATAATGGAACTAAATGAGGCTATACCAACTAAGATGTACATGACTACAAATAGTTGCGTTGCACCCTGCCTGAAAGAGATATAGCGGTAGATTTaaaacattattttttttagacCGTACCTCTCGATATAATGCTATAGGTCCTTCTGCGCAAGATGTATAATCAGCACCGGTGGAAAATGCagcattagtcctggttggatagGGTCATATATCCCGAAaatctaaccgggactaaattttcgagacaaaaagaattttttagtcccgagactaaagaccccatgttaccaatcgggactaaaagtttcaaaaaaaaataaaaataaaaacaaagcaCCCGCGCTGGCCACCTGCCgcttgcccgcccgcgccggccgccgctgcctccgcccacgcggccgccgctcgctcgcccgcgcccgccggccacctgcCGGCTGCTCGCCTCCGCCCGtgcccgcctgccgccgcctgcctctgcccgcaccggccgcccgcccacccgcgcccgtcgccgctcgGCCACCCGGTTGCGCCACTGCCctgccctcgccccgctgctgctcctcactgctagtgagggcgagcagagggggaaggggaggggcagcagaggggaaGGGGGCGACGGTGGCGGGAGGTGAGGGGAAGTGGCAGcgcagagagggaggaggggagcgccggtggagaggatgaggagagggaggagaggaagaagataagtggagaggaggagagcgctGCCTGGGAGGATAAGGAAGGTGGAGAGAGGGCCGCGTGGAAATCTGGCACACCGACGCcccaccttttgtcccggttggaaattctaACCGGAACTAAATCTTTTGTACCGGTtagaattaccaaccgggacaaggggGCTTTTGTcgcggttggaatttccaatcGGGATAGGGGGGGGGAGCGTCGGTGCCAGATCTTTATAATCGGGACTAAAATCTCTCCCGTCGGTGGTCTTTTGGTGTGTTATTTTTAACCTGGGACAAAAGCATCTGATGGAAGATCAGTTTTCTACCGGTGCAGGGCTGGAAGACAGTGTTACTATTTTTATCCGATCAGAAGAACCAAAGGTTTGACGTGGTTTTCAGACGAGGAACACGATGACCGTGCTTGGTTTATTTATGTTTGTCTTCTGCCTGCGTGACAGAATCAATGTTTTCCTCCTTTGATACCTGTGGCTAAGTTAGGGTTGGGGGAGAGGGGAGAGTTCATTGTTTAGCTGTGGGCCTGTGGCATCTAAAACTAGCTATTTGTGCGCATGCAACTAGGTACAGTGGCCACACGCACATGGGCCGTTTGAAGGGTTCCGGCAGAAAAATGATGTCCATTGGGCCGGAAGCCAATATCACATGTGCGGGCAATATGGCATGCGAGAAGAAAAGCAATCCATGAAAACTCCTTCCAGAGCCCATTATCCACACATTGCTTTAATTTGTGGAGCGTTTCATATCCGACCTAGGCATGATCAAAAAGCCGGATAAGGAAGGGAGAGCTGCTGTACATACGAATGATGAAGTGGGGCAGGTCTCATGAAGATTAATGTTGACGCAGCAGTGTCAAAGAACTCCGGCATTGTGGCTGCCGCAGCCGTTGCACGTGACTCGACGGGGTCGTTCCTAGGAGCTTCAGCAGTAACACTTGAAGGGATAACGAATCCGGAGACGGTGGAGGCCCTGGCATGCAGGGAGCTTCAGAGTAGCAAGTGACTGCTTGAATGTGATCGGGAGCACGCACGAGGAAGCGATGGGCATCATTAAGGAAATCAAGGCAAGGGTAGTGTCCGACTTTCAGTCCGTGGACTTTGTCCATGAGAGAAGAGAAACGAATTTCAGCGCGCATGTATTAGCTAGGAGCTCACTATACGAAACTCTAGGCAGGCATGTGTGGTACCTAGAGCCGCCAGCAGGCGTTTGTAATTCTTACAATATATACGTCTAGAAAGGACGCTATCCCTAAAGAAAAACTAATTCAAGTGGTATGCACTGAAGCGCCAATGCAACTTTGGAATGCTGCACAAGCTAATGGTCGAAGCCAAACTCAGATCatagttggatggtcaaaaatggcttttttctttttgaaatatATGCAACTTCTATCAAGTGTTGTCAAATTATTTTAAAACATGTCAAAATTCTGTCTAAATGTTTAAAATGggggtaaaatcacaaagatGTTAGAAAAGTAGGGGCAAATCTGCATGGGCAAAGTTGTTGTTTCACAGCTGAATTGACAATGTTAGTAAGTCCTCTTAACAAAACAGGGGCAAACTCATTGAAAAGGTAGAGAGAAAGTCACActtgttgaaaaaaaaactaattatgTTGCAAGAACACAAAGCCCCTAAGAGGAATGCTATTTATGTGTTGACATATTATTGAGAGGGAAATCATTCAAAATTTTGACCTCTTCAGCAATGCATGATTCAACCTAGCTATCCATCCCTAGTTTTATCACTCTAGCGAACTCTCAGTCTCAACTAAGGTGAGCCATGGTAGAGTTTTTCAGCTAGTGGGGGCTAAGGGCCGGCGGTGGGGCCACAAGCGATAGCTGTGGAGGCAAATAAAGATCGGTGTGGCAAGCCACACTTACCTCAACTTTTCCAGCAATTCTACATGGTTGAACTGGAATCGTTTTCCTATTATCGATCGTGAATACATGGATCCCTTCCTAGTGCGAGGATCAATGTGGTAATGCAAACGTGTACGTGTTCTCTCTCAAGGACGCATTCTACTCTTGGCTTCTTCCTTTCCCCCATCTTtccttccttttattttatttcaatcTTATCGTATGATAGAAGTTTCTATTTGTTTAGATACATCTCAAGTCTTCTTGCCTGGAAAGGAACACGACACAACTTGATCCAACAAATTATAGGTATGGAGTCtaattatttgtgcattttcTCGGAAAGGCTCCTCATGTCAACTAGCGCATGTTCTACTCTTGAATTTACACTGGCCCAGTACCGCCTGACGAGAAAGGATTCTTCCACTTCTTTGTGTTCTATCCACTGCAACACCTTTTAAACCTAACACCACAACTACCTGCAGCATCATTCATCTTTTCACCGTTACATCATTTTAGTGGTTTTAGAACATGCTATTTACGGGTGTTTTTCCCTCCAAGTTGGCATTTTTCTTGCCAACAAAGCCATGGCGTGGCCCAGGCCTGCCGGTCCTTTCTTTCTTCATGAATTCTTACCTCGTTCCCTTGTCCATCACCGATTAAAGGCGAGCCCCCACGACCTTTCACCGTGAGCCTCATATGTTAATGGAACTAGCGGTGAATATACAGAAAAAGAATGTTTACTTTTGGTAATAACGATGGATGGATTGTTTTCGCTGAATCATCAAATTTTTCTTTGAACATACGAGAACATGGGGCCGGCCGGTAACTTTCCAGCTGTAAACTAATATTTTGCATAGATCTGCGCAACAATCACACAACTGTTTGATTGTCAGGCACCACGCGACCACTTATCTCAACATGGTTGTCGACAACGCATCCAATGATGATACGACATCGTGACTGATCAGGCATGTTGGGTGAAGTATTTCCACCCACGTCGTGTTAGATCCCTCTAGCGTGTAGAGGCCAATACGGCCACGATGAAAGCCCTTTGGATCTTTTATCATATTCCATCTAGTAATACGCTAATCTTTTTGACTGGCGTGTTCTTTATGAAAACCATTGTTTTCCAGATGTCCACGAGTGTGCGTTCCTTCTGCCGGCTGAATTAGCGCTTGCTCCGTACAGCCTGATGAGCAAGTACGGTTTGATTTACTTGCGCACGCAACTGGACAATCGAGCACCAAAGAAGCTAATTATTTGTGCATATTTCTCGGAAAGCCTCCAGATGTCAACGAGCCCACGTTCTGCTCTTGAATTTACGCTGGTCCGGTACGGCCTGGCGAGCAAGGACTCTTGGAGTTACATGGTGCTGGTGACCCGTCGATCGAGCACTAAAACAAACGTTGACAAGCATCGATCATGAGGGTTAGTGCCTATAAATACCCAGCATGCATGGTTGATAGTTTCAATGCACGGGCCATCGAGAGTGATTACATTAGAGCATACACCTAAAACTAGCAATGGCCACCACCAGATCGTCCGCTGCTGCCCTGTTCCTCGCCACGGTTCTCCTGCTCGCGGTGGCTTCTGCCTTGGCCCAAGCGCCGGCACCGGGACCATCCAGCAGCCAATGCCCCCTCGGCCTTGAAAAACCGCTCAGGGCAATAGGTTCACTGCCGCGTCTTCAGCTCATTGAGATCGCTCGTCAACTCTTGAGCCTGAGCGTGCGTGATGCTGTCCGGTGCGTCTGCTCTATTGCCGGAGGGTCCACTTCTTCTGCCCTTGGTATCCTCGGACCTCGGGCGCCTCGGGCTGGAAGGTCTGCTCAACGTCGGCCTGACGTGCAGCACAGCCTAGGCCTAATACATAATTATCgcattatgcatgcatgcacactcGCAACATACCCAGCATGTGTGTTGCTTAGCGGCTTAAATAAGTGCTTGCTGCCTAATTCTTACCTAAATGCATACACTATATGGAACCCACGTAATCAAATGATTATTAATTTATAATCATAAACAGTATAATATAACCTGGGATCATATCGCGTTTTATAAATATGAACGGAGTGAGTATGATATCAGTTTTTATTTGTTTAGATACATCTCAGCTATTCACGCTTGGAAGGGAACGTGGGTCAGGATGACCCTAGATGTTATATGATTCTAGAGTGTAATAACTTCTATTGCTAAACCAGAAATGACGAACAACCACATTTTAATATTATCTTTTGGAACTTACGTGTCTTGTTCAGCATATTCCTTCTGACGATTAATGTGGAAGAACCTAACAAACAACTCGCTGCAGGCTGATTCTTGCGTGGGGAGGTCGACGTGGAGGAGGGGGAGCTCGTCCCTAGCCTAGCCAAGGCTTGGTCAACCAGCTCCTGCCTAGGACGATGGCGCAGGTGAGTAGGAGGAGGAGCCACGGCATGGGAAAAGAACAAGAGTGAGGGAGAGAGAATGGAAGGGGGAAGCTCAGGAGTTCTGTGGGGAGGGGACGGAAGGCTTGGACGCTGTCACGGCATGTAGGCGATGGAAAACGAGCACGTGGTCCGGAAAACGGGTAGCACTTTACGGCGTTAGGCAATTTTGACGCGGAAAAATGGCGGCTACGGAGATTACGAACAATTTTGCGCAGATTCAAAAAACTACGGAGTTTTCCGTAAAGAGTTACGGATAACTCTCCCACAAAAGAGAAAACTACGGAGAATTCGCAAAAATCTCCATATAATCCATAAAAACTTGCGGAAATTTTGCAAAATTTTGTAGAAACTCCGCACAAAACATCAACAACAACTAATCTGAGAGTTTTGGATGGATTTCTTATGATTTAAAGGAAGAACAAGTTGTCGGGATTGAAACAAAACAGACTAAACTCATTAAACATGGCAATTCAAATTGGACCACCTAGAGATCTCCCAAAAATTCATGAAATAAATCAAAGAGGTAGTACAAAACAAGGGCAAACCATTTTGCTCATAACTGACATAGCTATTGTAGGTTTGAAATGAAAATTCTTCCCGGAAGGCTATTTTGGAGTTTTCAGGTAAGCTATTTGGCCTCAAGATGGTCCCTAAAAATCCAGGAGAAGTAACCTAAATTTATGTTTGGAGAAGTACTAATTTATCAAGTCATCTCCTAGCATAGGTTCAATGGTAGAAATCTAAGTTCATTCACAAGGTACATGTCAAAACACAagtttttaaataaattttaaGTCCAATGGTAAATCAATTGGGCTCAAAAGATGCAATGATGCTTAGAGATGATGCACATGTATGCTCCATGACATGATTAACTATTTTGGATTGTTACATCCTGCGAAGTTTACCATCGCCAGCGTGGCATCGATCTCCTGGTCCTAACAGGGGCCTTGAAGATGCCTTAAGCATTTGCTTTCTGAAGAAAATCTGGCCGCGTCTTGTTTGAGTACGTCCTGCACTAATGTTGATCGAGCTCACCGCACTTATTAGCACGCTCAGCGATTTAAGTTTACCATCGCCAGCCATCTGTTGTTGATCCCCGCATCCCCACGAGATAATCGACAAGGAAGGGCCAAAAAAGATTAGCACCGGCCAGTGCTCTATGCCAGGATCAAAGATATGCTGCCATTTGGGCGACAATGGCCAATGCCTGCAGGCGCAGCGCAAGGGCAGTGCATTACATTCCCACCAATAACCAAATGCCATTGTGCAAACGGCAAGCTAGACATATCATGTATATACAGTAGACGATGATCGGCAGCTACGGGCGCGGGAACGTATCGATGTCGAGACAAGATCCAGAAGGAATGAGCAAGGACGATGTGATTGGGGAGATTGTTACCGTCACCAACACTTTAAAATCAAATATCCGTCTTGGTTTACCGTGTAAGGCGGAGTGCCCACATCCGCTTCATTGTTAACGCATCACAGTAATCAAATCGTTGGCATTATTTGTCAGGTTGTGGCTTGTCGCCGGGGCGCCATACCGGACGGCACCTTGTCGGAGGCGACCGTAAATGCGGGTACTCTATATCCTTGTGAATGAGGTAGTCCCCGGCCAGAGAGCAGACGACGCGGGAGGTGGAAGGAGGAGaagcgaggagagagagagagaagtgcAGCGGAGTCATGGCGGGGAGGTGGAGGCACGACAACCCGTTTGAGGAGGGCGATGGAGACGTCAACCCCTTCTCGGTAACCTTCTCGCAGCGTGTCTCTCCATGATTCCATTACCATCGAGTGTTCACTGGTTTCTCTCTATTTTCCACCTTTCCTCCGACGATCTCTAGTTTGAAAATTATATCCCCCTCTAAACCTTAGCTAGAAGCCTAGAATTTGACAATCGAGCTTTGATGGTTGCAATATTTGGTTTTGAACGGTTCAACACTTTTCGCTTGTTTGAAAGACATTGAACAAGAAAGTTGAAAGTAGCCATTTTAATTCCTAGTTCAAATAAAGTTATGTACTTTCAAATTTCTATGTTCGGGTTGTTTCCTAAAACTTGAAATCATGTTTTGGTTgcaagacttttttttttgtcactcgTGGAAATTTTACTTAGTGCatcttttttaaggaaaatttACTTAGTACATCTTGTTGGAAACCTAAGCACTTTGCGGACCAGGTTTATTTCGGGTCTAAAAACACCAACCAAGCTCGTCCATATCAACTCTATTGGTCCGCAAATTCAGGCTTAAGTCGGGCCAGGCTCGAGCTAGACTGGCCATTATTTTTCAATAGACTATGGTGTGATTTTTTAGCCATAAAATTCATCACGATGCCCGGCTATAAACTATGGTCGGGCCGGCCCGGGCTTGTTTTGCTCAAATCTAGTTACGGGCAATACAAGGAGATACACTTGCCCCGTGGCGTGTGTTGTTTATAGCAAATGTGTGCATTTGTAATCTAATATTGAAGTGTTTAGCGAAAGATCACAAGCACCTAGGAATTTTTCCTCCATCCAAATAGGTTCGAATCTGGTAAACCTTGTATTCAAAGGACTCATATTTCAAAACTTTGTCACTATAAACTAAACACAGGCATCATTATTTTATCTCAGCTCACCCGTGGAGATTATCTTTTGTTATTATTTTTTCCATGTCATTTACTCATGTTGCCCTTTGTATTCATTCTCCTATGTTTTATTACTTATGTTGTTTAATATAAAAGTTAAACGCATGATTAGTACATAATCTTAGCAGGTGGGTGCGCTTAGGTACACCATCTCTCAGATTGTTCATTTGAAAACAACAATTTGGAAGTGGGTGCGGATGGGTCCCCGGGATGACATGTAGGTAAAAGAAATACCACATAGGTAGCTTATTTTTTCCAACACATCATCCCGATGATCCATTCGCACCCACCTAAGTCGTTGTTTCCAAATGAACAATTTGAGAGATGATGTATCTAAGCGCACCCACTCGCCAGTTTATATACTAACGACACATTTAACTCTAATATAAATATCtatattttgagaaaaaaagaatgatATGGTTATAAGTTTCCCTCGTAGAAGGATGCATAGGTTCCTCTTAATCATTTCTTTAAGACGACATTTCTTTCTAGacaaaaaaatcatttttaaaAGTCATTTCTTTAAGACGACAGCAGCACGGACTCGTTACCTTTCAGGCGCAAGCCCACACAAATGCGGGGTCAAGCAGACCGCCGGCCCAGCTGCCTGCTCGCATCCCagcccggcgggcggcggctgctccgggctccgggctccggcgcACGGCGGCGATCCGCAGACCGCGGTGCCCGTGCATAGCACTAGCCAGTTATTTGCCCGCCCATCTCAGACACTGGCTTCCCTCCGCacgttggcgccggcggcggattGGCGGCGCGCGTTCTGGAGAATGGTCGAGCACtacggcgcgcgccgccgcaacAGTCGTCACCTCTCGCGGCGCCGGAGGTACGTCGTTTGCGGGATTCGGTATTGGAGAGAAGAACCTCGTCATGTATCCACCATATATACTATGTCCATTTCCAGATGATATGATTGGGTGTTGTTTTTGGCCGTGTTACCTGAACAGCCATTTCAGTGTCAAAACACCTAACACATTGCTCCTTAAGTCGGTTAGCCATTTGTTCCTCTTAACAACTAGTTCTACTTAACCGTCATGTTCTTCCTTGCTCGTGATACGGAACAGCTCCAGTGCCACTTCTATCAGTGGG encodes the following:
- the LOC101770299 gene encoding uncharacterized protein LOC101770299 codes for the protein MGSDEAILRKNGQAPISKLGESQPEVWPGAPKVAEVLARFKAMPELDQCKKMMDMEGFLNQRIEKLREQLHKAQRENRERETTILLHDAVAGRRPAGLAGLSVEEIASLGWMVENRIHGVRTAIERLHGQGQDGPAAATLQLQLPQVTGLPLVPYGGGGIGPPAPGSRDVMMQAPPHQQAAWLMDVAKAGGDLGALAYSGFGGGRGSFVGGAGTSAAGADMLPPQLGNMGAGFAWADPAGLSFPPPM